The following are from one region of the Paenibacillus sp. JZ16 genome:
- a CDS encoding carbohydrate ABC transporter permease has protein sequence MAVNATAAYVFARLEFRFKTFLWVYVIITMFIPGMAILLTSFIVVNEMGMLDTLAVLVLPGIASAGHMFFIRQFYLNIPMALEEAALIDGAGRTKIFTHIFIPMSFPVFVIVGIGSYLAYWNSFVWPTMTVTNPELFQIMQYLYTFRSERATEMGMLMAGSALSCLPTIVLFLFFQKHIISGIKISGLK, from the coding sequence TTGGCCGTTAATGCTACGGCGGCATACGTCTTCGCCAGGCTCGAATTTCGGTTCAAGACGTTTCTGTGGGTCTACGTCATCATCACCATGTTCATTCCCGGCATGGCGATCCTGCTGACCTCTTTCATCGTGGTGAATGAGATGGGCATGCTCGATACGCTTGCTGTGCTCGTATTGCCCGGGATCGCTTCTGCGGGACATATGTTCTTCATCCGCCAATTCTATCTGAATATCCCTATGGCGCTGGAAGAGGCGGCGCTGATCGACGGAGCGGGCAGGACCAAGATCTTTACCCATATTTTCATTCCCATGTCGTTCCCGGTCTTTGTCATTGTAGGCATCGGCTCCTATTTGGCCTATTGGAATTCCTTCGTATGGCCGACGATGACGGTTACCAACCCGGAGCTGTTTCAGATTATGCAGTATTTGTACACCTTCCGTTCCGAGCGTGCAACGGAAATGGGCATGCTGATGGCCGGATCGGCGCTTTCCTGTTTGCCGACCATTGTCCTGTTCCTCTTCTTCCAGAAGCACATCATTTCAGGAATCAAAATCTCCGGATTGAAATAG